A DNA window from Paenibacillus antri contains the following coding sequences:
- a CDS encoding ABC transporter permease, with the protein MTFHNVFAAELLKLRKSPIWLLALVSPALMTLVSLFEAAEGGDPWIGTLSNAALLHGLLFLPLLSGVFAAFVCRFEHVGGGWKQLLALPVSRGAVYLSKYAIVMGVLLLTQLFLLAGVLMAGAIRGWPTPIPWDVLAQSLLGGWAACLPIAALQLGASALWQSFAAPLALNVIFTLPSILIANSETYGPWYPWAQPALATIPWAADSFGAFEAPYEKLMLVVAGSFVLFFAAGFAYFQRKTA; encoded by the coding sequence ATGACGTTCCACAACGTATTCGCCGCGGAGCTGCTGAAGCTCCGCAAGTCGCCGATCTGGCTGCTGGCGCTCGTCAGCCCGGCGCTGATGACGCTCGTCAGCCTCTTCGAAGCAGCGGAAGGCGGCGACCCGTGGATCGGCACGCTGTCGAATGCCGCGCTGCTGCACGGTCTCTTGTTCCTGCCGCTGCTCTCGGGCGTGTTCGCCGCCTTCGTCTGCCGCTTCGAGCATGTCGGCGGCGGCTGGAAGCAGCTGCTCGCGCTGCCTGTCTCGCGCGGCGCCGTCTACCTGTCGAAGTACGCGATCGTTATGGGCGTTCTCTTGCTGACCCAGCTGTTCCTGCTCGCCGGCGTGCTGATGGCGGGTGCGATTCGCGGCTGGCCGACGCCGATCCCGTGGGACGTGTTGGCGCAATCGCTGCTCGGCGGCTGGGCGGCGTGCCTGCCGATCGCGGCGCTGCAGCTCGGCGCGTCCGCCTTGTGGCAGAGCTTCGCGGCGCCGCTGGCGCTGAACGTCATTTTCACGCTGCCCAGCATTCTTATCGCCAACTCCGAAACGTACGGCCCGTGGTACCCGTGGGCGCAGCCCGCGCTTGCGACGATCCCGTGGGCGGCGGACAGCTTCGGCGCGTTCGAGGCGCCGTACGAGAAGCTCATGCTCGTCGTCGCCGGCAGCTTCGTCTTGTTCTTCGCGGCGGGCTTCGCGTATTTTCAGCGGAAAACGGCGTAG
- a CDS encoding DedA family protein, which yields MEHWIAEVMDAYGYMGIFLLIALENLFPPIPSEVILTFGGFMTTSTDLTPIGVIAFATAGSLAGAIILYGIGRILSAERLEAIVVKYGRVLRLKPEDIRKADAWFDKHGPWAVFFGRLVPLVRSLISIPAGSSGMRFLPFLLLTTIGSLIWNTALVYVGAAVGDSWETIVAYMDVYSNIVYVALALGAVAAAVWFVRKRVAKKAE from the coding sequence ATGGAGCATTGGATCGCGGAAGTCATGGACGCTTACGGGTATATGGGTATTTTCTTATTGATCGCGTTGGAAAATTTATTCCCGCCGATTCCCTCGGAGGTCATCTTGACGTTCGGCGGGTTTATGACGACGTCGACGGATTTGACGCCGATCGGGGTGATCGCGTTCGCGACGGCCGGGTCCCTCGCGGGCGCGATCATACTGTACGGCATCGGCCGCATCTTGTCGGCGGAACGGCTCGAGGCGATCGTCGTCAAATACGGCAGGGTGCTTCGCCTGAAGCCGGAGGATATTCGGAAGGCGGACGCCTGGTTCGACAAGCACGGGCCGTGGGCCGTGTTTTTCGGCAGACTCGTGCCGCTCGTCCGCAGCTTGATCTCGATTCCGGCGGGAAGCTCGGGCATGCGCTTCCTTCCGTTCCTGCTGCTGACGACGATCGGTTCGTTGATTTGGAATACGGCGCTCGTCTACGTGGGCGCCGCCGTCGGGGATTCGTGGGAGACGATCGTCGCGTACATGGACGTATATTCGAATATCGTCTACGTCGCGTTAGCGTTGGGCGCGGTCGCCGCGGCGGTCTGGTTCGTTCGCAAGCGGGTCGCGAAGAAGGCGGAGTAA
- a CDS encoding glutamine--tRNA ligase/YqeY domain fusion protein yields the protein MPERTERTEATERTEENSNFIKTIIVEDLKAGRAKEIVTRFPPEPNGYLHIGHARSIVLNFGVADEFGGRTNLRFDDTNPVKEDVEYVEAIKEDVKWLGYEWDGLFFASDYFEEMYDRAVLLIKKGLAYVDDSTADQIREMRGTLTEPGRESPYRNRSVEENLDLFARMRAGEFQNGQKVLRAKIDMKSPNINMRDPVIYRISHAHHHNTGDKWCIYPMYAYAHPLEDAIEGVTHSLCTLEFEDQRPFYDWVIRECEMPHVSRQYEFGRLNLTNAVMSKRKLKLLVDEKVVDGWDDPRMPTISGFRRKGFTPKSIRDFITATGISRGSGAVDARMLDHYIREDLKLAAPRTMAVLDPLKVVITNYPEGQVEMLEIENNSENPELGSRSIPFSREIYIEREDFMETPPPKYHRLYPGNEVRLKSAYFIKCEEVVKDEAGNVVELRCTYDPETKSGTGFTGRKVKGTIHWVEATRAVPAEFRLYEPLIYDEDGETDPDAEAAPAGSLEAEGERLAGAAGADKSFLNRINPNSLVTANGFVEPDMKDVAAHSKFQFFRHGYFNVDPKTSAPGRPVFNRIVSLKSSFEV from the coding sequence ATGCCAGAACGTACCGAACGTACGGAAGCAACCGAGCGAACGGAAGAGAACTCCAACTTCATCAAGACGATTATCGTCGAAGACCTGAAGGCGGGCCGGGCGAAGGAGATCGTCACGCGCTTCCCGCCGGAGCCGAACGGCTACCTGCATATCGGCCACGCGCGGTCGATCGTCCTCAACTTCGGCGTCGCCGACGAGTTCGGCGGACGGACGAACCTGCGGTTCGACGACACGAATCCGGTCAAGGAGGACGTCGAGTACGTCGAGGCGATCAAGGAAGACGTGAAGTGGCTCGGGTACGAGTGGGACGGGCTGTTCTTCGCGTCGGATTACTTCGAGGAGATGTACGACCGCGCGGTGCTCTTGATTAAGAAAGGGCTCGCTTACGTGGACGACAGCACGGCGGATCAAATCCGCGAGATGCGCGGCACGCTGACCGAGCCGGGCCGGGAGAGCCCGTACCGGAACCGCTCCGTCGAGGAGAACCTGGACCTGTTCGCGCGGATGCGGGCCGGGGAATTCCAGAACGGGCAGAAGGTGCTCCGCGCTAAGATCGACATGAAGTCGCCGAACATCAACATGCGCGACCCGGTCATCTACCGGATTTCGCACGCGCATCACCATAACACGGGCGACAAATGGTGCATCTATCCGATGTACGCGTACGCGCATCCGCTCGAGGACGCGATCGAAGGCGTCACGCACTCGCTCTGCACGCTCGAGTTCGAGGATCAGCGCCCGTTCTACGATTGGGTCATTCGCGAATGCGAGATGCCGCACGTGTCGCGACAATACGAATTCGGCCGGCTGAACCTGACGAACGCGGTCATGAGCAAGCGGAAGCTGAAGCTGCTCGTCGACGAGAAGGTCGTGGACGGCTGGGACGATCCGCGCATGCCGACGATCTCCGGCTTCCGCCGCAAGGGCTTCACGCCGAAGTCGATCCGCGACTTTATTACGGCGACGGGCATCTCCCGGGGCAGCGGCGCGGTGGACGCGCGCATGCTCGATCATTACATCCGCGAGGATCTGAAGCTGGCCGCGCCGCGCACGATGGCCGTGCTGGACCCGCTGAAGGTCGTCATCACGAACTACCCGGAAGGGCAGGTCGAGATGTTGGAAATCGAAAACAACTCGGAAAACCCGGAGCTCGGCTCCCGCAGCATTCCGTTCTCGCGCGAAATCTACATCGAACGCGAGGATTTCATGGAGACGCCGCCTCCGAAATATCACCGATTGTACCCCGGGAATGAGGTGCGGCTGAAGTCCGCGTACTTCATCAAGTGCGAAGAAGTCGTGAAGGACGAGGCGGGCAACGTCGTCGAGCTTCGCTGCACGTACGACCCCGAGACGAAGAGCGGCACGGGCTTTACCGGCCGCAAGGTGAAGGGGACGATCCACTGGGTCGAAGCGACGCGCGCCGTGCCGGCGGAATTCCGTCTGTACGAGCCGCTTATCTACGACGAGGACGGCGAAACCGACCCGGACGCCGAGGCGGCTCCGGCGGGATCGCTGGAGGCGGAGGGGGAACGGCTGGCGGGCGCCGCGGGCGCCGATAAGTCGTTCCTGAATCGGATCAATCCGAATTCGCTCGTGACGGCCAACGGCTTCGTCGAGCCGGACATGAAGGACGTCGCCGCACACAGCAAGTTCCAATTTTTCCGCCACGGCTACTTCAACGTCGATCCGAAGACGTCCGCGCCGGGGCGGCCGGTGTTCAACCGGATCGTGTCGCTGAAGAGCTCGTTCGAAGTATAA
- a CDS encoding ABC transporter permease, whose protein sequence is MSGGYGRALRAELAKQRRTFVWGLVALGPIGVVALQAANYAVRYDYLTNLYADDPWGGLVGNVKWLAVPALMAGLAIVASMLAGYEHATNAWKQTLALPVSKTAVYTAKVSVLTMQLLASCTLLALGTLVLGAALGHDLTGAPFADVLAMSYLPLVAALPFLALQTWLSTVLHNQAVPLTVGILGTVLAMYSFAFADWVPYKWLYVGETGWPVPLTLALGAGAGLLLYGLGAAHFGRRDVR, encoded by the coding sequence ATGAGCGGGGGCTACGGACGCGCGCTTCGCGCGGAGCTCGCCAAGCAGCGGCGGACGTTCGTCTGGGGACTCGTCGCGCTCGGCCCGATCGGCGTCGTCGCGCTGCAGGCGGCTAATTACGCCGTGCGCTACGATTATTTAACGAATTTGTACGCGGACGACCCATGGGGCGGCCTCGTCGGCAACGTGAAGTGGCTCGCGGTCCCCGCGCTCATGGCCGGCCTCGCGATCGTCGCTTCCATGCTCGCGGGCTACGAGCACGCGACGAACGCCTGGAAGCAGACGCTCGCGCTGCCGGTGTCGAAGACGGCCGTATACACGGCGAAGGTGTCCGTGCTGACGATGCAGTTGCTTGCGTCCTGTACGCTGCTCGCGCTCGGCACGCTCGTCCTCGGCGCCGCGCTCGGCCACGACTTGACGGGGGCGCCGTTCGCGGACGTCCTTGCGATGTCGTACTTGCCGCTCGTCGCCGCGCTTCCGTTCCTCGCGCTGCAGACATGGCTCTCGACTGTCCTGCACAACCAGGCGGTACCGTTGACCGTCGGCATTCTCGGCACCGTGCTGGCGATGTATTCGTTCGCCTTCGCGGATTGGGTGCCGTACAAATGGCTCTATGTCGGCGAGACCGGCTGGCCGGTGCCGTTGACGCTCGCGCTCGGCGCCGGAGCGGGGCTGCTGCTGTACGGGCTCGGCGCGGCGCATTTCGGAAGGAGGGACGTGCGATGA
- a CDS encoding PadR family transcriptional regulator encodes MNAEMLKGTIDLLILSVLTAKDNYGYEISKSIKERTEGMFEIQEATLYLALKRLEKQGAVSAYWGDQSHGGRRKYYALTEDGREALRQSIADWKKTTEIVNRFI; translated from the coding sequence TTGAATGCGGAAATGCTGAAAGGAACGATCGACCTTCTCATCCTGTCCGTCCTGACGGCGAAGGATAACTACGGGTACGAGATTTCGAAATCCATTAAGGAGCGCACGGAAGGGATGTTCGAAATTCAAGAGGCCACGCTGTATTTAGCCTTGAAGCGACTGGAGAAGCAGGGCGCCGTGTCCGCCTACTGGGGAGACCAGAGCCACGGCGGGCGGCGGAAATACTATGCGTTGACCGAAGACGGCCGGGAAGCGCTGCGGCAATCGATTGCCGACTGGAAGAAGACGACCGAGATCGTGAATCGGTTTATTTGA
- a CDS encoding response regulator transcription factor, with amino-acid sequence MATVLYIEDDTEIAGWVREHLERAGHKVVWLPSGEGAIERARDADVVVLDVMLPGLDGFTVGRRLKAEAPARPILMLSARAAVEDKLTGLQFADDYLTKPFHPEELTARIDVLLRRAGAGAPEELAVGHLSVRMRDNVVVDGRTGEEIALTGKQFHIFMYLLRRPNQIATKEQIYEAVWGEPYLDGDKTLMVHIRHLREKIELDPASPTILETIRGIGYRVRL; translated from the coding sequence ATGGCAACGGTATTATATATCGAGGATGATACGGAAATCGCCGGATGGGTACGGGAGCATCTGGAGCGGGCCGGACATAAGGTCGTCTGGCTGCCCTCCGGGGAAGGGGCGATAGAACGCGCGCGGGACGCGGACGTCGTCGTGTTGGACGTCATGCTGCCGGGGCTCGACGGATTTACGGTCGGCCGGCGGCTGAAGGCGGAGGCGCCGGCAAGGCCGATCCTCATGCTGTCCGCGCGGGCCGCGGTGGAAGACAAGCTGACCGGCTTGCAATTCGCGGACGACTACTTGACGAAGCCGTTCCACCCCGAGGAGCTGACGGCCCGCATCGACGTGCTGCTGCGCCGCGCCGGGGCCGGCGCGCCGGAGGAGCTCGCCGTCGGCCACCTGTCGGTGCGCATGCGGGACAACGTCGTCGTCGACGGGCGGACGGGCGAGGAAATCGCGCTCACCGGCAAGCAGTTTCATATTTTCATGTACCTGCTGCGGCGTCCCAATCAAATCGCGACGAAAGAACAAATCTACGAGGCGGTGTGGGGCGAGCCGTATCTCGACGGGGATAAGACGTTGATGGTGCATATCCGGCATCTGCGGGAGAAGATCGAGCTCGATCCGGCCTCGCCGACGATCCTGGAGACGATCCGTGGGATCGGCTATCGGGTGAGGCTATGA
- the sugE gene encoding quaternary ammonium compound efflux SMR transporter SugE codes for MAWIYLLAAGVFEVVWAIALKASHGFTRLYPSLVTLAFMALSFYLLALATKTLPIGTAYAVWTGIGALGAAVIGMVALHEPVSALRLLFLALILIGLVGLKVTSGH; via the coding sequence ATGGCGTGGATCTACCTGCTCGCGGCCGGCGTCTTCGAGGTCGTCTGGGCGATCGCTCTGAAGGCGTCCCACGGCTTCACGCGTCTTTATCCGTCTCTCGTCACGCTCGCCTTCATGGCCCTGAGCTTCTATCTGCTGGCGCTCGCGACGAAGACGCTCCCGATCGGCACCGCGTATGCGGTATGGACCGGCATCGGCGCGCTCGGCGCGGCCGTGATCGGCATGGTCGCCCTGCACGAGCCCGTCAGCGCGCTCCGTTTGCTGTTCCTCGCGCTCATTCTCATCGGCCTGGTCGGCCTCAAAGTGACGTCCGGCCACTAA
- a CDS encoding ABC transporter ATP-binding protein encodes MEWIVETKGLTKRLGAKTAVDQVDLRIGKGEIYGFLGPNGAGKTTTIRMLLGLMRPTSGDIRVFGMGLKKDKLAILKRIGSLVENPSYYGHLTAYENLEAVRRILDAPKRRIDEALKTVRLDKEAHRPVKGFSLGMKQRLGIATALLGEPELLVLDEPTNGLDPAGILEIRELIRSMPKEYGMTVLVSSHLLSEIDQTATQVGIISGGRLIFQDSILALRRRSQSSIRMTVDDPARALEALSEPNFGAERTETGISFRLTSNEAVAAAVERLVAAEVSVYRVEESKTSLEDIFLELTGTGASL; translated from the coding sequence ATGGAATGGATCGTGGAAACCAAAGGATTGACGAAGCGCCTCGGCGCGAAGACGGCGGTGGATCAGGTCGATCTCCGCATCGGAAAAGGCGAAATCTACGGCTTCTTAGGCCCGAACGGCGCCGGCAAGACGACGACGATTCGGATGCTGCTGGGCCTTATGCGTCCGACGTCGGGCGACATCCGCGTGTTCGGGATGGGGCTGAAGAAAGATAAGCTCGCGATTTTGAAAAGGATAGGCTCCTTAGTAGAGAACCCCTCCTACTACGGACATCTGACCGCCTATGAAAATTTGGAAGCGGTCCGGCGCATTCTCGACGCGCCGAAGCGCCGTATCGACGAGGCGCTTAAGACGGTGCGGCTCGACAAGGAAGCGCATCGTCCGGTCAAAGGCTTCTCGCTCGGCATGAAGCAGCGGCTCGGCATCGCGACGGCGCTGCTCGGCGAGCCGGAGCTGCTCGTGCTCGACGAGCCGACGAACGGGCTCGACCCCGCGGGCATATTGGAAATCCGCGAGCTGATCCGCAGCATGCCGAAGGAATACGGCATGACGGTGCTCGTCTCGAGCCACCTGCTGTCGGAGATCGACCAGACGGCGACGCAGGTCGGCATCATTTCCGGCGGCCGGCTCATCTTTCAGGATTCGATTCTAGCGCTGCGCCGCCGGTCGCAGTCGAGCATCCGCATGACGGTGGACGATCCGGCGCGGGCGCTGGAAGCCTTGTCGGAGCCCAACTTCGGGGCGGAACGGACGGAGACCGGCATCAGCTTCCGCTTGACCTCGAACGAGGCGGTGGCGGCGGCGGTCGAACGGCTGGTAGCCGCCGAGGTGTCCGTCTATCGCGTGGAGGAGTCGAAGACGTCGCTGGAGGACATCTTCCTCGAGCTGACCGGCACGGGGGCGAGCTTATGA
- a CDS encoding HAMP domain-containing sensor histidine kinase, translated as MKKRHSLLWKYLLLIAVAVLLLPVAFTTITILFYEPSRGVLPDGKGDFLSALDVEALWHEEARSLEAAPQADVAASLERWQAEYPDSTVVWVDAEGRRVMQAPDTAGYPASWTRAETIRFMKDGYDADPFTVVAQLGTEGERGFLALTVPRRVFESEPVNRYGLGEYSAIVGTFLVLALFMAVSAMFFYRVRGRLLRLRDAMTSPSAPGGLPEPVAPKLEDEVGQLERAFNDMLAELTHSREREREEEALRRELIASLSHDLRTPLTAIRGHAYRLAQEASTEAGRESAALIDRRIGQMDRLIDNLLSYTLLSAGKYPFHPKPTDVARLVRTSCAGWYATFEREGFEIDVELPEEAVVWEIDPGWMERVLDNLFQNVLRHAKEGRYVGVRLSVDGRGEARIAIADRGGGMERGSGEKGAGIGLSIAELMLREMRLRWTFESGPSGTTVTIDRNLNES; from the coding sequence GTGAAGAAGAGGCACTCGCTGCTGTGGAAGTATCTGCTGCTGATCGCGGTCGCGGTCCTGCTGCTGCCCGTCGCGTTCACGACGATCACGATCCTCTTCTACGAGCCGTCTCGCGGCGTGCTGCCGGACGGGAAGGGGGACTTCCTGTCGGCGCTCGACGTCGAAGCGCTGTGGCACGAGGAGGCGCGGTCGCTCGAGGCGGCGCCGCAGGCCGACGTAGCGGCGAGCCTCGAACGGTGGCAAGCCGAGTACCCGGATTCCACCGTCGTCTGGGTGGACGCCGAGGGGCGGAGGGTCATGCAAGCCCCTGATACGGCGGGCTACCCGGCGTCTTGGACGAGGGCGGAGACGATCCGGTTCATGAAGGACGGGTATGACGCGGATCCGTTCACCGTCGTGGCGCAGCTCGGCACGGAGGGCGAGAGAGGCTTCTTGGCGCTTACGGTGCCGCGCCGCGTGTTCGAGTCCGAACCGGTCAACCGATACGGCCTGGGCGAATACAGCGCGATCGTCGGCACGTTCCTCGTGTTGGCGCTGTTCATGGCGGTGTCCGCCATGTTCTTTTACCGCGTGCGGGGGCGGCTGCTCCGGTTGCGGGACGCGATGACGTCGCCGTCCGCGCCGGGCGGGCTGCCGGAGCCGGTAGCCCCGAAGCTTGAGGACGAGGTGGGCCAGCTCGAGCGGGCGTTCAACGACATGCTCGCGGAGCTGACCCACAGCCGCGAGCGGGAGCGGGAGGAGGAGGCGCTTCGCCGGGAGCTGATCGCCAGCCTCTCGCACGATCTCCGGACGCCGCTGACGGCGATTCGCGGCCACGCGTACCGTCTGGCGCAGGAGGCGTCGACCGAGGCCGGCCGGGAGTCGGCGGCGCTCATCGACCGCAGGATCGGGCAGATGGACCGGCTCATCGACAATCTGCTGTCGTACACGCTGCTCTCCGCCGGCAAGTACCCGTTCCACCCGAAGCCGACCGACGTCGCTCGCCTCGTGCGCACGTCCTGCGCGGGCTGGTACGCGACGTTCGAGCGGGAAGGGTTCGAGATCGACGTCGAGCTGCCGGAGGAAGCCGTCGTCTGGGAGATCGATCCGGGCTGGATGGAACGGGTGCTGGACAACCTGTTCCAGAACGTGCTGCGTCATGCGAAGGAAGGCCGATACGTCGGCGTGCGGCTTAGCGTCGACGGGCGGGGCGAAGCCCGGATCGCGATCGCCGACCGCGGCGGCGGTATGGAGCGCGGCTCCGGCGAGAAGGGCGCGGGCATCGGTCTGTCGATCGCGGAGCTGATGCTGCGGGAGATGCGGCTTCGCTGGACGTTCGAGAGCGGCCCGTCCGGCACGACGGTGACGATCGACCGAAATTTAAACGAATCTTAA